In Amia ocellicauda isolate fAmiCal2 chromosome 5, fAmiCal2.hap1, whole genome shotgun sequence, a genomic segment contains:
- the LOC136750529 gene encoding achaete-scute homolog 5-like has product MMNSSFSHALMERRPSMVPGSCVPYGIAPPSGHTHSDHLHHHHHHPHHHHRCHPGGGHGDTLAHMPFLLYPTNVDPGYYEASYSGALFPYMPFHGHFGLYDCPFEPAFIQKRNERERQRVKCVNEGYARLRDHLPGAVSEKRLSKVETLRAAIRYIKYLQEMVTRGPPGATEAEERVSKGPKSATLSPAEAGLNRDCNSDGESQNSSSSSASSSSSSSSSASPYCESEESLG; this is encoded by the coding sequence ATGATGAACAGCAGCTTCTCGCACGCCTTGATGGAGCGCAGGCCCAGCATGGTGCCGGGCAGCTGTGTGCCGTATGGGATAGCACCTCCTAGTGGTCACACACACTCGGATCAcctgcaccaccaccaccaccacccccatcACCACCACCGCTGCCACCCCGGTGGCGGGCATGGCGACACCCTGGCGCACATGCCGTTCCTGCTGTACCCCACCAACGTGGACCCGGGCTACTACGAGGCCTCGTATAGCGGGGCCCTGTTCCCCTACATGCCCTTCCACGGGCACTTTGGCCTGTACGACTGCCCCTTCGAGCCCGCCTTCATCCAGAAGCGTAACGAGCGGGAGCGCCAGAGGGTGAAGTGCGTCAACGAGGGCTACGCCCGTCTGCGGGACCACCTGCCGGGCGCCGTGTCCGAGAAGCGCCTGAGCAAAGTGGAGACTCTGCGCGCCGCCATCCGCTACATCAAGTACCTGCAGGAGATGGTCACCAGGGGGCCCCCGGGGGCCACGGAGGCAGAGGAGAGGGTCAGCAAGGGCCCCAAAAGCGCTACCCTCAGCCCAGCCGAGGCAGGCCTCAATCGGGACTGCAACAGCGATGGCGAGTCCCAGaactcttcctcttcctctgcctcctcctcctcctcctcctcctcttccgcTTCCCCCTACTGCGAGTCGGAGGAGTCGCTGGGCTAG